The Silene latifolia isolate original U9 population chromosome 4, ASM4854445v1, whole genome shotgun sequence region tcggatcctgctatAGGTGTCTGATCGGTTGCCGCAGGGCTGCTGACGGGGAGGCCACCTGTTTGTAGCCCTTCGTAGCTGGCCGGCTGCCAGCTATCTggcgtgaggtatcctaaccctcgtggggttatccttccatctgacggaggtgtcgtagccaaatccaatcttgtaattatttcagcCGGTATCTGCCTGTTGCCTGCTCCTTGTGTCAGATCTACCAAAGGAAATCTTCCTTCCCCGTCTGTTCATTGAGTCTTTGATCGCCGCTTTAGGAGATCAATTtgcgcccagagctctctgtctctccttctgaCCTCAGCATCTGCTTTCCTttgatcttctctcatgttttccatagctttctgaagattttccacgccggcgaGCGAGTCTGCGTGGGGTAGAGGCGGCGGAGTGACGCCCGAGCTCGATGTTCCTTTGTCTGATCTGGTCTGGGCTGAGATAACAGGggtcctgggaggtagagaggcttttgttgtcggtatgattcttggggtatgtccgggagcctgcgtggccactatcgatgttggactttgggtagacgatggtggtggcgatggtcgCTGCTCCCGACATGGCTTCGgatacttgcttttccattgtatattcagaatatcaacgattgacgaccacaatgccccacggtgggcgccaaactgtttaggtcttttttacctaagtcgatttagggtcaatgtagtctatactcgttggttgattgtatgatgatttgtatgtcaataagtgaacgaaaaatataaggtacgtaatgtaaattgacacgtaagattttggtgacgcggaaaacccaatgtgggaacaaccgcgggagggacggtaccctgccaagtattgcactatatgaattggaggatgattacaatggtAACGTTTATGGTAATCTTGCTGGCGTTAGGTGTTAGGCCTGCAAGATCCAGAATGAGCGTATATTATTTGCTGAGCTGTGGTCTCGATTATTGTTGTATGAATACGGATGTCTTGAATGAGTTgtcttccttggctatttatagggtaagaaccctagatatgtcctacctcgaatatggaaagggaatattatttccataaggacttctttccaaacccggactcccttaccaattctccccaatctccctaaattctccctaacttctccctgacactcctTTCCATAACACGGGCACCTTCCACggtgggctcttgatccttctcaagcccatctccccttctcctgaccgcgggctcccttcctccttacttattctttataatctttattttactaagtgggctttctttattacgctatttttagcccaaacacccACCGTGGGGccttgtggtcgtcaatcgttgataatccAAATACGTAATGGATAAGCAAGTGTcagaagccgtgtcagggagcagtcaACCGTCGTTGCCACCAAACTCTACTCAAAACCCCGCATCAACGGTGTCAACTCAGGCTCCTGGGTACACCTCAAGAATCACATCTACGGCAAAAACTTCTTTACCTCCCAAAACCCCTGCTGCCGCAGCCCAAGCTAGATCAAACAAAAATACAACGagctcaggcctcaccccgccacctagTCCAACACAAATCTTGCTCGCTGGCGTAGAGAACCTTCAGAAGGcaatggaaaacatgagagaagaccagaggaaATCTGAAGCTGAAACAAGAaaaagagacagagagctctgggcataGATAGACATTCTGAAGCAGCAATCTGTCACATCAGCAAGCAAGGCAGGTGAAGAAAGAACTCCAATAGTGGATCTAACACAGGGGGTGTCAGGCAGCAGGAATCCGCTTCGACAGATACCAGCTGAACTAGTAACGAGGCTGGATCTAGCTACAGTATCATCAGATGAAAGGATAACCCCGCGAGGgttgggatacctcacaccagatagctggcagccagCTAGCCATGTGGAAACACGGTCAGGTGGCCTTCGTGTGGGTAATCACATAGCAACCAATCAGACACCTGTCATAGGGTCCACGGCCGGCCCGCAGGAGAACTGGCAGCAAGGAACACTCATGAGTACAACCCCACAGCTGCCACGACACATCAGAGCCCTAAAGAGTTCGGACCAGGAAGCAGTACACTGAATCAACAGGTAGCTGATAGGCGAGCTCCAGACTTAGGAAGCATAACTAACCAGCAATACTTGGAGTTGAGGGAGATGCTAAGCAGGGTCCCGGGATTGCCACCTCCACTTGAGAAGGCGACACctgacagttatgccgactcaccatttgtGGACGCCATATCCATTACAACCATGTCAAAGGGATTCACCaatccaaacatgcctctctttgatggcacGGCAGATCCGTTTGACCATatgagccagtacaagcagaagatgatgacagtgaCAGCTGTAGGGCAAGcaaaggaggcttgcatgtgcaagggattcggATCCACATTAACAGGaccagcacttcgatggtttgtaagcctgcCTAATAAGTCGATCTCCACATTTGCTGAACTAGTAAACGCATTTACtcagcagtttgcaagcagccGGAAGCCACAAAAGCACGCGGGAGATTTGTACAGAATTGTTCAGGGAGCAGGAGAAACCAATTGAGAATACAACACAAGATTCAACAATGAGAATGTGGCAGTACGGGAATGTGATGTCTCTATAGCAGTGGAAGCCTTCAGGAGGGGCCTTCACCATGACTCGGACCTATATAAGCAGCTGACCATGCACCCTTGTCATAGCTTTGAAGCGGTACAAGAAAAGGCAGCCGCCACAATCAGATTAGAGGAAGACAttctagccagagccagcctGCCTAATACACCAAGCGTGTCCAGCACCTCAGATGTAGAAAAATCAGCCAGAAAGCAGTCTACTAGTAAAAGGGATGAAAGATACAGGCCATATGGAAGGGTAGTTAACAGGATcgaagaaaatcagcaactccctactctggcagagTACGGATTCACCAGGGGcatcggaggaatcctgaaagcactcagggagatgggagatggagtaaggtggcccaagccaccagtagaaggacatgcatggcgaaaagatagcaagaagaagtgtgagttccatcgtGACATTGGGCATAACACTGAAGATTGCTACACACTGCGAAGGGAGATCAAGCGTCTGTACGAACAAGgagaactgagccacctattaccacgtgggggcaagcggcGGGATAAGGTAGGCTCGCGAAGCCCGCaaatccacccacatgcaccaagataataaacgtgataacaggcggctcagatctAAGTGGGTTGACATATTCAGCAGCTAAAAGGCACGCCACCGAGATTAAGGGAGATAGGCCGGCAATTTCcagcagaatttctcacagtgatctACCTGCTGTtgcctttgatgaaggagatatatCTGACGAACAGGAACACCATGATGCACTCATTATCACCCTGTTAATGGCTAACTGTACAGTCAAGAAAGTCCTAgtagatacaggcagctcggtcaacctgatcatgctgaaaaccatagaaaacatggggttcagtgagaaggatttgcagaaaaAACCATCCCGTTGTTAGGATTCAGTGGGGAAACAGCCAACTCGCTAGGCGAGATAGtaatcccaacctatgtgggaggggtCAACAAACAGATCAGATATCTAGTCTTAGACGAGCCCTCTACCTACAATGTCATCCTGGGAAGACCGTGGGTGCACCAGATgaaggcagtcccctcaacataccatcaatgcataaaattccccactccatgaagggggggggggggggagagggGGGGAGGGGGTAGAAACAATACGAGGAGATCGGGAGGAAGCTAGAGGTCGCTACAAGAGAGCACTAAAAATGCACCGACCCTCCAAAGATAACAATTATGTATGTactgtccaggacgaatacattgagCCCCCAGCAGAGGAGCTAGATCAGATCAACCtagacaagctgcacccagagagGACCGTGCTAATTGGAGCTGGATACACAGGAAATCTGAGGCAGCAACTAATCGAATTTTTGCAGGCTAACATGGATTCCTTTGCATGGTCACATgacgacatgataggaatagacccatccatcataacgcataaacTCAGTGTGGACCcgaagtgtaaacccatccagcagaggcgaagaaagtttgcagctgaAAGGAATAAGGTGATTAATCAGGAGGTAGACAGCCTTCTGGCAGCAAAAaagataagagaagtaaaatatccagagtgGTTATCTAACGTGGTGGTGGtacctaagaagaatggaaaatggagagtatgcgtggacttcactgatctcaataagacatgccctaaagatcccttcccgctacctcatattgatgcaatggtggatgcgacaACTGGACATGAAATGCTGACATTCCTGGAAGCTTGGagtggttataatcaaatcaagatggatcctccagatcaagagaaaacaacgttcatgtccgaaagaggaatatattgttacaacgtcatgccattcggcctgaagaatgcaggttCCACATATCAGAGACTGgtcaaccgcatgttcaaagagcagataagGAGAACTATAgaggtatatattgatgatatggtggtgaaatcaAAGAAAGCTACAGATCACATGCGCcacctggcagaaacattcaacaCCCTAAGGGAGTACAAAATGAACCTAAATCCATCCAAATGCACCTTTGGGGTATCCTCTGGTaaattcttaggctacattgtaacTCAGAGGGGGATAGAatccagcatcgagcagatcaaggcTGTCTTGAAATTGGAGTCACCTGAAAAACCAAAGGACGTTCAGAGACTAGCTGACAAGGTAGCAGCTTTAAGCAGATTCATCTCAAGGTCCTCGGACAAGTGCAGGCTATTCTAGGACATACTAagaaagagccagaagtttgagtggactgCAGATCACGAGCAAGCATTCAGGGAGCTGAAGCATTATCTCAGCAACCCACCGTTGCTGTCAAAAccggagccaggagaaccattgTTCCTCTACCTAGCTGTCACCGAGGTAGCAGTGAGCGCTGTCCTAGTTAGAGAACAGGAGAAGGAACAGAGGCCAGTCTATTATGTAAGCAAATCTCTGctgccagcagagaccaggtatacatctcttgaaaagttagtgcTAGCTCTGGTTATGGCATCTTATAAGCAACGCCcatattttgagtcccacaccatacatgtcgtgaccaactacccgctgaaaTCCGTCATGAGGAAACCTGagctatcaggcagaatgtcaaaatggtctgtacaccttagtgggtatgatatccaatatgaccccaggacagcaatcaaatcacaagcactggcAGACTTTGTTTCAGACTTCAGTCCAGCCGTCCAAATCTGGCAGATGAGGAGATCCTGACCTTAGAAGGGAGCAGGAAGGCAGAGGTCTGGCAATTGCACATCGATGGAGCCTCCAACCagaggggggcaggtgtagggttaATCTTACGGTCACCACAGGGGGATttgatagcacaagcagtaaggtgtgaattcaaggcaactaataacgaaacagaatacgaggctttGATACTAGGAACgcagctagctctggagttgGGACTCAGGAACCTAAACATATCTAGCGACTCTTTGCTGATAGTCAACCATGTGAATGGCGAGTTCATAGTCAGAGACTCAAAAATGATCGCATATTTAAAAATAGCAAATAAGTTAAAAGAGAAATTCAAAACCTGCTACTGATCATTCTTTGATTGAGGCTGAAATGGCTGCTGCAGACTCTTTGAGGCACTTGTGTAAAGTTCAACATAGCTTCCTGTCCCAGAAGGCCAAAGTTGAGTGGCTTGCCAATGGGGATGATAACACTCAATTTTTCCATAATCAAATCAGAGCTAGGCAGGTTCATAACAGTGTAAGTAGCATTAAAGGGACTGATGGGATCCTATATAGTAATCCAACTGATATTGAAAATGCCTTCCTGAATTACTATAAGGACCTGCTGGGTACAAGTCTCCCTACTACCCCTGTTCATGCTCCTACTGTCAGGACTGGAAGACTGGTTACCCCTGCTCATCATGCTATCCTTTTGGCTCCCATTACATCTGCTGAGGTAAAAGACAGTATGTTTTCCATTGCTTCTTCAAAATCTCCTAGCCCTGATGGTTACTCAAGTCAGTTCTTTAAGGACACTTGGGGAACTGTTGGTGATGATATTATTGCTGCTGTCAAAGACTTCTTCAATTCTGAGAAACTTTTGAGAGAGCTTAACACCACAAATCTTACTCTTATTCCAAAAATGACCAACCCCAATAGTGTGCTTGATTTCAGACCCATTGCTTGCTGCAATACAGTCTATAAATGCCTTTCTAAGGTGTTGTGTCAAAGACTCAGTCAGATTCTCCTTGATATTATTAATGAGAGTCAAGGGGGTTTCATCAAAGGGAGAAATATAGTGGAAAATGTCTTGATTTGTCAGGATCTAGTCAGACTGTATAATAGGAAAGCTGCATCTCCTCGTTGCTTGATTAAAATTGATCTTAGGAAAGCGTATGACTCTGTAGAATGGGGTTTCTTGGAGCAAATGATGGAGGCTCTGCAATTTCTTAAGAAGTTTATTCATTTGATCATGTTGTGTGTTACTTCCCCCTCTTATACTTTGGCTGTGAATGGTACTTCTTTTGGATTTTGTCAAGGTAAAAGAGGCCTCAGACAAGGAGACCCCCTCTCCCCTCTCCTTTTTACCTTATGTATGGAGTACCTATCTAGAATCTTGGGTGTAGTAGCTCTGAGGAAGATTTTAGATTCCATCCTCTGTGTGGGCATCTTAGGCTGAACCACTTACTCTTTGCTGATGATCTATTGCTGTTTTGTAAGGGTAATGAACAGTCTATTATGTGGATGCTTAGAAGCTTTGCCACCTTTTCTGCTGCCTCTGGGTTATCTCTAAACAAAAGCAAGTCTGAGATTTATTTTAATGGGGTGGCTCCTTCTATTGTGAAAGATATCCTCCAAGTATCTGGTTTCCATAGTGGGTCCCTACCATTTAAATATTTAGGGGTGCCCATTTCTGCAAAAAAATTGACTAAGCATGAGGGTATGAAGTTGAGAGATAGGATAGTGGCCAGAATTAGAGGATGGGGGACCAGGCATTTATCTTATGCAGGCAGGCTCACCCTGGTTACTTCTGTTCTCACTACTCTTCACTCTTATTGGGCTTCCATCTTTTTAATCCCTAGTGCTATTATTAATAGAATCACTGCAATTTGTAGAAACTTCCTGTGGTCTGGTTCTTCTGAATATCAGAAAACTCCCTCTATCAATTGGGACACTTGTTGTCTGCCTAAAGAGGAAGGTGGTTTGGGCATTAAAGATGCTAAATGTTGGAATAAAGCTCTACTTTCGAAATATGCTTGGTGGTTAGCTTCTAAAAAAGATCATTTGTGGGTTAAGTGGGTGAATCATATTTACTTAAAGGGTACTGATTGGTCTACTTATACTCCTCCTGACTGCAGCTGGTCATGGAGGAAAATTATTCACATAATGCAAGTTTTTTCACCAAGCATACACTGATTCAAAATGGCTGAATGCTGATGTGCCCTACACTGTTCAATCTGGTTATCATTGGCTCAGAATAAAAGCACCAAAGGTTGAGTGGAGGAATATTTGTTGGAACCAGCTGAATGTTCCTAAATACTCTGTCATTTGCTGGTCTTTTATGCACTCTCGTCTTCTGACTAAGGATAGGTTGGTAAGAATGGGGATTACCACTAATCCCATGTGTGATATCTGTAGGCTCCATTCTgaagaccatcatcacctgttTTATACTTGTGAGTATGCTCTTGCCTGTAGCAGAATTCTTCAGAAAGCATTGGGGATTTCTCTTCCTGGACCTGGTCTGATTCAATGGTTCTCACGAGCAAGGAGATCAAAATTTCAACGCAGGTATATTGGAGCTTGCTATGTTGGTATGTTCTACTATATCTGGAGGATTAGGAATGAAGCTCGAATAGATCATTACATTAGAGCACCTGCTCAGGTGGTCCAGCTCATTTTGTCTGAAGTGCACTCTCGTTTTACTAGAAGAAATTGCAACAAGTTGAAACATAGTGATATAGACTGGTTGAATAGCATTCGCTAGTTTGTTGTTTGTTTGCAGTCTGTTCTATTGTTGATGTAATAGTGTGGTTGATGCAAAGTTGTACATAACTCTATTCTTTTGATTTATATTACTtaacctttcccaaaaaaaaaaaaaaacctgcaagctcaagcagattcccagagatcagaacgtagaagcagatgccttagcaactctgggggaaacattcaaaccaacagaacTATCCATCATTCCCATCGCACACATGCTGGAGCCTTCCATCCAGAAGGCAGACGAAATAGACAGAGGAGAATTGGAGGATCAGCAAGACGAACTGGGAGTCCAGACAGCTACGGAGGCCAGGGGAGATTCCCAGCCAACTGACCAGCCGCCTGATGAGCCAGCTACACAGACAGGTGACTGGGACTGGCGGACACCCTACCTGGACTGACTGCGTCATGACAAGCTGCCAGACGACAAGAAGGAAGTAAGAGGCTTCaaaatgaaagcctccagatTTATACTAATTGATGATATACTATTCAGGAAATCAGTGGCAGGTCCCTACTTACGATGcttggacaagcaggaagcacagaccgtgttacatgctctccagagtggtgaatgtggaaaccatgcagggggcaggaggcTGTCAAACAAAGCTCTCAGACAAGGTTACTACTGGCCCACAATGAgggcagatgcagcagaatatacccgcaagtgtgacgcctgccagcgatCAACACCAatgatccaccagccagcagagcctttgcaccctatcatttctccctggccattcatgacatggggaatggacataATAGGCCCTCTACCTAGAGCCACAGGGAACAGAATATGGATGCTGGCGATGACAGATTAcgtctccaaatggatagaagcagaatcattcacagaagtaaaagacaaacaggtcatctcttTCATAAAACGAAATATCATCTACAGGTTTggcatcccatcagaaatcatatgtgacaatggctcacaattcatctccaacgatgctgagggatactgtgccagatggaacatcaccctgaaaaaatcagcacccaggactccaaagtctaacgggaaagctgagtccagcaacaaaattatcatggataatttgagaaggaggttacaggagttaggaggaaagtgggcagatgaattgccactagtgttatggtcagacagaacgacgctaaagatagcaacaggtcaaacacccttcagcctggtggttggtgcggaagcagtcattccatcagaagttctagttcccactcacaggtatggatgtatgacaagGGAACTGAACAACGCCGAGATGGTCAGGAGCCTGGACACAgtagacgagctgcgagcaagtgcaaagatacgtctagctgcctacaagcagtcagttgctaggagttacaacaagaatgtgaaactcaggctcctggaggtaggagacctgatTCTCCGTGAAGTATTTCagaaaaataaaaatcgaaaggcaggcaaattcgcctacaaatgggacgGACCATACCAGGttgaaggagttgttggccatgatgcatacagactgatgactatggacggtcaaatcatacaatgcccatggaacatacttcacctgaagagatattacttttaataataagtagattttagcctACAGAGTAGTGTACTATGAAAAGacaaattattttaaaataaaaaagaaaaaatccggtcgtaggcatactaccaatttcatGTCCTTTTCTGATACCTTTGTTTCTTTCAATTTTTAAAACTAATATTAGAGTGGCGTGGTCTGAAAGCTTCctaggaccacaattgctctggtaccccacgAGATGGCATTAGGTACTTCACATCACTCTGATAGACTTTCtcgttttcaggcttctctaggtGCGTCACTCTCAATCCTAAtatctatggtacgttgaaagtgtatctagcaggactgtcaactgccaacacggggtgacaaggcacatgtcactccaacatgcctaacctactttctccactaggagcaccctcaccaggtggattgtggaacatacgaaagggagcctggttgacagctgaaACGCtaacccagctacccctgataccaccccctggacgtagcccgcactaatcgcaattaattagggccccagcatgcatgcacacatatatggaacgtagggatctctgagctaccagaatcctgcagtgtctcattggtcctagaatgacgataaatttgcctaaattacgcccttGTTGGctctaaaacatgatgaacacaccttgcgtcatgaacaaggttaagtagtcaaaattgcggcatacgcctaaataagtcatcagactgacacggcagctagctgagtctaaatcagccttctcaggctgatacgactggtctaaatcagcctctgaGGTTGACACGACCACCCCTCCTTATAATGCGGCACATGCCTAAATCACTCagcagactgacacggcagcCAGCTGAGTCTGAGTCAGCCTCCTCAGGATGAcatgactcgcctaaatcagccagtaGGCTGACACGGCAACTACCTGAGCTAAGAAAATCAAAATTTAGCACACAAGATGTAATTAGAACTTGTCAAACTAGGGCAAGGGGCATTCCAAAATCTGGCCAAAAGTACGGCCTCAAAGGTTAATCGCCACCATGGCGAGCTACCAGGAAaagtgtttaaaaatattacaagTCGGCCACCAAAGGGCCAGACTACCAAAAGTTCACTGATATAAAAAACTTCTTAAttttcggtcacattaatgacctccacattCGGCATCTCTTCTGCCTCCTCCTGCTGACCATCTGTTTCAGGTACAGGACCAGCTTGCACACCCTCAGCTACCACAGCTTCCTAAGCTCCATCagcagcagcatcctgggacaaccctgcgtcctcagcagcagcctgcTCAGCCAGCGCAGGAGAGTTCACTtcgccaacttcaggcatcaggatGCTCAGGACAGGTTGAACCGGGTACAGGGTCTCCaactgcttttcttcttcttcaataGCTTGCTGAGTTGGAAGCTCCTCAAGGGCATCccgcatcccgctgatctttccccgccaggtagtaTAGGTAAAGATATTTGTGGCCAGGGTGATCAGCTCACTGATCCTCTCCTCAGAACGCTTCAAGGAGTCAGAGAATGTGCTGCATAACTCCTGGGTGCGAGCTAGCTGATCAGCTCCCTCCTTCAGTTTCTTCTTTGTGCCAGCTAGATCTGCCTTCAGCTCAGCCACCCGTCCCCTCAAATCAGCACGCTGCCTTTCCAGATCAGCGATGGACCCAGTCAGCTCCCTGTTCTTGACGCtagtagcacggctggtggtctgcactatattGATCATCTTCATGTTGTAGAGAGCAGACTGGAAGGCCTGGGGGCAAGGAAAGTCGAAGTTAGCAGGAATTGAAGATAAGAGACTTAGAACAGGTGGAAGACGGAGGATACTTACCATGAAAGCATTATGCACATCGTTCTCAACCATCTTCTCGGGCCCAAACTCCGAGAAGGCATCCACCAGGGAGGGGAAGAGTAGCTGGTCGATCTTAGGCCAGTATGGCACTTTGTCAATGTTGCCAAAGCCATCTGGGAAGTGAGCAATGATGCCACCGCTGGCAGAAGCACGAGGGCTGGTAGGAGAAGTAGGAGGATGACGAGACAGCGGGCTGACCTCTAGAGGTTCAGCCCGAGCAGAACTGGAATGAGTAGGAGGTGACTGGAAAAAGGCGGCAGGGGCGCTCCTCTTGGAAGCAGACGCCACATCAGGACTCGCAGCGGACCTTTTTCTTTTATCACTCTGGAGGATAGCCTCCAAAgggtcaacttttgaacctgcgaGCAGTCATCATTTCGGGTGCCAGGAAGAATTAGACAGCCAACAAGGTTGCACGCAAGTAAAGAAAACTTTGGGCAGCTTACCGAAAGACATGTTGTGGGCTGATTGCCGAGGGGtggaggaagaagcaggtgaaTATCCAGGCAGCAGATCAGGGAACCTCCTCTCACTTAGAGGAATGCAGAACAGTTTATTGCGAGTAGGAATCGAGGCACCAATGCAGGTTAGGTAGCAGGGACCTACACGAAAACGACAAAGTAAGCCAGtaagcattgagatgaacaagCCAGGCGTCAGGAAAGCTACTTACTTGAAGTAATAATCCATTTCTAGAAGATATAGTCAGCAGGCGGCTGGATAGAAGCCTTCCTCatgtagaagaagtcctcaaaccatttctcgtcCCTGGACTTTGACACATGCTTGAAGGGAGTCTCACCAGAACCCCGGAGCGAGAACTGGCCCCTCCCCAAGGACCTGATATCATACATATGGGCCAAATCGCCCAGAGACATGGAGTTGCCAGAGCTCTGACATGCAGCTAGagagtagaggagaaccctccaaacggtggcagaaatttgtgccatagcaaagttgttggtaaagatgaagtcttggacAAGTTTTGGAAAGAGGaaacggaggccgtatctaaatgggtatAGATAGTGAcaaacccaccctggacggatGGCATCAGCCTTTTGACCCGGTTTAGGGATGGCTATCTCAACCCCATCACCAAGGCCGAGCATACCCTTGATTAGGGGAATATCAGCGGGAGTCAGGGCagagtcacagtcgtgggggtgAGTAAAAAGATTTCGCGAAGGAAAGACGGGGTCTGGATCCGATTAGAAGAAATGGAGGTAGAAGAGGAATGTCGGGTTTTTCCCATGGTGGAAAATAGAAAAGGAGaattaaggaaagaagagaaggaAGAAATACC contains the following coding sequences:
- the LOC141651596 gene encoding uncharacterized protein LOC141651596, which produces MGITTNPMCDICRLHSEDHHHLFYTCEYALACSRILQKALGISLPGPGLIQWFSRARRSKFQRRYIGACYVGMFYYIWRIRNEARIDHYIRAPAQVVQLILSEVHSRFTRRNCNKLKHSDIDWLNSIR